The following proteins come from a genomic window of Microbacterium lemovicicum:
- a CDS encoding amino acid permease, translating into MLAAQDFSNEEEGYHKTLRPRQIQMIAIGGAIGTGLFLGAGGRLASSGPSLVIVYAICGFFAFLILRALGELVLHRPSSGSFVSYAREFYGEKMAYTAGWLYFLNWAFTSIVDVTAVALYVKFWAPYWEPLQAVPQWAIALIALVVVLSLNLVSVKVFGEMEFWFALIKVTALVIFLLIGIFFLVFVGKTDVGVTGFSVISENGGIFPMGAFAPLLAISGVVFAYAAIELVGTAAGETAEPKKIMPRAVNTVVVRIAIFYVGSVLLLSLLLPFSQYSADQSPFVTFFSHIGSPEAGAVSASIMNFVVLTAAMSSLNAGLYSTGRILRSMAVNGSAPKFTMNMSRNGVPYGGILLTSVITLLGVGLNALVPSKAFEIVLEIASIGIIGGWATIILCQMKLHRWSLQGKIERPAFRLFGAPFTAWLTLAFLAFVLVTLGFSETGRWVLASLLVLIPALIGGWYATRGRIASAAAAREGYTGTNPVIAERRPPRRR; encoded by the coding sequence ATGCTCGCGGCGCAGGACTTCTCCAACGAGGAGGAGGGCTACCACAAGACCCTCCGCCCCCGGCAGATCCAGATGATCGCCATCGGCGGCGCGATCGGCACGGGTCTCTTCCTCGGGGCGGGCGGTCGACTGGCCAGCTCCGGGCCGTCGCTCGTCATCGTGTACGCGATCTGCGGGTTCTTCGCGTTCCTCATCCTGCGCGCGCTCGGCGAGCTGGTGCTCCACCGTCCGTCGTCGGGGTCGTTCGTCTCGTATGCGCGCGAGTTCTACGGCGAGAAGATGGCCTACACCGCCGGCTGGCTGTACTTCCTCAACTGGGCCTTCACCTCGATCGTCGACGTGACCGCGGTCGCGCTGTACGTGAAGTTCTGGGCACCCTACTGGGAGCCGCTGCAGGCCGTCCCGCAGTGGGCGATCGCCCTCATCGCGCTCGTCGTGGTGCTCTCGCTGAACCTCGTCTCGGTCAAGGTCTTCGGCGAGATGGAGTTCTGGTTCGCGCTCATCAAGGTCACCGCCCTGGTGATCTTCCTGCTCATCGGCATCTTCTTCCTGGTCTTCGTCGGCAAGACCGATGTCGGGGTGACCGGCTTCTCCGTCATCTCGGAGAACGGCGGCATCTTCCCGATGGGCGCCTTCGCCCCGCTCCTCGCCATCAGCGGTGTGGTCTTCGCGTACGCGGCGATCGAGCTGGTGGGCACCGCGGCGGGCGAGACCGCCGAGCCGAAGAAGATCATGCCGCGCGCGGTGAACACGGTCGTCGTCCGGATCGCGATCTTCTACGTCGGCTCCGTCCTGCTGCTGTCGCTCCTCCTGCCCTTCTCGCAGTACTCCGCCGACCAGTCGCCGTTCGTGACGTTCTTCTCCCACATCGGTTCTCCCGAGGCCGGTGCGGTCTCGGCATCCATCATGAACTTCGTCGTGCTGACCGCCGCGATGTCGAGCCTCAACGCCGGGCTCTATTCGACCGGCCGCATCCTGCGATCGATGGCCGTCAACGGGTCGGCGCCGAAGTTCACGATGAACATGAGCCGCAACGGAGTGCCCTACGGCGGCATCCTGCTGACGAGCGTCATCACCCTGCTCGGCGTCGGACTCAACGCCCTCGTGCCGTCCAAGGCGTTCGAGATCGTGCTCGAGATCGCGTCGATCGGCATCATCGGCGGGTGGGCGACCATCATCCTCTGCCAGATGAAGCTGCACCGCTGGTCGCTGCAGGGCAAGATCGAACGGCCCGCCTTCCGGCTGTTCGGCGCGCCGTTCACCGCGTGGCTCACGCTGGCGTTCCTGGCGTTCGTGCTCGTGACGCTCGGGTTCTCCGAGACCGGACGCTGGGTCCTCGCGTCGCTGCTCGTGCTGATCCCGGCGCTGATAGGCGGCTGGTATGCGACGCGCGGCCGGATCGCTTCGGCCGCGGCCGCCCGCGAGGGCTATACCGGCACCAACCCGGTCATCGCGGAGCGTCGCCCGCCCCGCCGCCGATAG
- a CDS encoding aspartate kinase, whose amino-acid sequence MALIVQKYGGSSVADAESIKRVAKRIVDTRRAGHEVVVAVSAMGDTTDELLDLASQVAPMPAPRELDMLLSSGERISMALLAMAIHSMGFEARSFTGSQAGMITDATHGAARIVDVTPVRLREALDDGAIVIVAGFQGFNRDTRDITTLGRGGSDTTAVALAAALQADVCEIYSDVDGIYTADPRVVPKARKLDRVSSEEMLELAANGAKVLYIRAVEYARRHGVLIHARSTFSSGEGTWVLDAHRTSPLVPEGAQMEEPIVAGVATDLSQAKITVIGVPDVPGKAAEIFKIVAKSGANVDMIVQNVSAAATGRTDISFTLPKSDAATALRALAGEQSGVGFESLVHDDQIGKLSVVGAGMRTHSGVSATLFEALSVAGVNIEMISTSEIRISVVVRGDELAGAARVVHAAYGLDGDAEAVVHAGTGR is encoded by the coding sequence GTGGCGCTGATCGTGCAGAAGTACGGCGGGTCGTCCGTCGCCGACGCGGAGAGCATCAAGCGGGTCGCGAAGCGCATCGTCGACACCCGCCGCGCCGGCCACGAGGTCGTCGTCGCCGTCAGCGCGATGGGCGACACCACCGACGAGCTGCTCGACCTCGCCTCGCAGGTCGCCCCCATGCCCGCGCCCCGCGAGCTCGACATGCTCCTGTCCAGCGGTGAGCGCATCTCGATGGCCCTCCTGGCGATGGCCATCCACTCCATGGGCTTCGAGGCGCGCTCCTTCACCGGCAGTCAGGCCGGCATGATCACGGATGCCACGCACGGCGCCGCCCGCATCGTCGACGTGACCCCGGTGCGCCTGCGCGAAGCGCTCGACGACGGTGCCATCGTGATCGTCGCCGGCTTCCAGGGATTCAACCGCGACACCCGCGACATCACCACGCTGGGCCGCGGGGGATCCGACACGACCGCGGTCGCCCTCGCCGCCGCCCTGCAGGCCGACGTCTGCGAGATCTACAGCGACGTCGACGGCATCTACACGGCCGACCCGCGCGTGGTGCCCAAGGCGCGCAAGCTCGATCGCGTCTCCAGCGAGGAGATGCTCGAGCTCGCCGCGAACGGCGCCAAGGTCCTCTACATCCGCGCCGTCGAGTACGCGCGCCGTCACGGGGTGCTCATCCACGCCCGTTCCACCTTCAGTTCCGGCGAGGGCACCTGGGTGCTCGACGCCCATCGGACCTCACCGCTCGTCCCCGAGGGAGCACAGATGGAAGAGCCCATCGTCGCCGGCGTCGCCACCGACCTGAGCCAGGCCAAGATCACCGTCATCGGCGTGCCCGACGTGCCGGGCAAGGCCGCGGAGATCTTCAAGATCGTCGCGAAGTCGGGTGCCAACGTCGACATGATCGTGCAGAACGTGTCGGCCGCCGCCACCGGTCGCACCGACATCTCCTTCACGCTGCCGAAGTCCGACGCCGCCACGGCGCTGCGGGCGCTGGCCGGCGAGCAGTCCGGCGTGGGCTTCGAGAGCCTCGTGCACGACGACCAGATCGGCAAGCTCTCCGTCGTCGGCGCCGGCATGCGCACGCACTCGGGCGTCTCCGCGACGCTCTTCGAGGCGCTGTCGGTCGCCGGAGTGAACATCGAGATGATCTCCACCTCCGAGATCCGGATCTCCGTCGTCGTCCGCGGCGACGAGCTGGCCGGCGCGGCGCGCGTCGTGCACGCCGCGTACGGTCTCGACGGCGACGCCGAGGCCGTGGTGCACGCCGGCACCGGTCGCTGA
- a CDS encoding DMT family transporter → MAAVAARFTPRAWLLFGAMSLIWGMPYLFIKQAVDSYSPASVVAGRTLVGALLLLPFALRSGALRPAWRKIGWVLLFGAVEMAGPFLLLGHAEQTLPSGLTGLLVATVPLFAALIAVVGGDRSVLRPSRAIGLAVGFGGVALIVAGPGLAVGGPGALLAIGELLVVAVCYAVAPFIVARKLADVPSLGTVVLALAAVGVFYLPIALLTQHEIPTLTSTTALIALAVVCTAVAFVVFFALIDTVGPARAPLFTYVNPVIAILLGVLILGEEVTPGLLIGFPIVIVGCWLAATGGTFRFRKPPGDLPPVAAG, encoded by the coding sequence ATGGCCGCGGTGGCGGCGCGCTTCACTCCGCGCGCGTGGCTGCTCTTCGGCGCGATGTCGCTCATCTGGGGCATGCCCTACCTCTTCATCAAGCAGGCCGTCGACAGCTATTCGCCGGCATCCGTCGTCGCGGGACGCACCCTCGTCGGAGCACTGCTGCTCCTGCCTTTCGCCCTCCGCAGCGGGGCACTCCGCCCGGCATGGCGCAAGATCGGCTGGGTGCTGCTGTTCGGCGCTGTCGAGATGGCGGGGCCCTTCCTCCTCCTCGGCCATGCCGAGCAGACGCTGCCCTCCGGTCTGACCGGGCTCCTCGTCGCGACCGTCCCGCTGTTCGCCGCGCTCATCGCGGTCGTCGGCGGCGACCGCTCCGTGCTGCGCCCATCGCGGGCGATTGGCCTCGCGGTGGGATTCGGCGGCGTCGCCCTCATCGTCGCGGGGCCGGGCCTCGCGGTGGGCGGCCCGGGCGCCCTGCTCGCGATCGGCGAGCTGCTCGTCGTGGCCGTCTGCTACGCCGTCGCGCCCTTCATCGTCGCCCGCAAGCTCGCCGACGTGCCGTCGCTGGGCACGGTGGTGCTGGCGCTCGCGGCCGTCGGCGTCTTCTACCTGCCGATCGCGCTGCTGACCCAGCACGAAATTCCGACACTCACCAGCACGACCGCGCTCATCGCCCTCGCGGTCGTCTGCACGGCCGTGGCGTTCGTCGTCTTCTTCGCGCTGATCGACACCGTCGGTCCCGCTCGCGCGCCGCTGTTCACCTACGTGAACCCTGTGATCGCGATCCTCCTCGGCGTCCTGATCCTGGGGGAAGAGGTCACCCCGGGACTGCTGATCGGCTTCCCGATCGTGATCGTCGGATGCTGGCTGGCCGCCACCGGCGGCACGTTCCGCTTCCGCAAGCCGCCCGGAGACCTCCCGCCCGTCGCCGCAGGGTGA